The genomic DNA TCTGGCACCGGTATGTCGGACGGAACCCTCCAGGCCAACCTGCAGTCACAGACGAACCTCCAGACGCAGATGATGTCTATGCTGTCGTCCAACAACAACGCCTCCTCAATATTCCCTCCGGGGTCGCACAGTTCATTACTACAGACAGGTAAACCACCAGGTGATGTTCTTAGTGGCGGAATGGAAacgagaataaataataataataataataataataataataataataataataataataataataataatagtaataataataaaaaaaaattttattttcagttcaagGGCATATAcagggaatatacaaagaatagacaataacatacacaatctagatacataagatgaCATGATAGGAAAAAAATTAACCGATCGGCAAAATCCACACTTGTTCAAGtaatataaaagatggtaataaaaaaataatggtaaaaacagtaatagtaatgaaaaaacagttaaaaaataaacatacttcAGATGTTAAACAGACATCTCATGGTCTTAAAGGTATGgttgatgattaaaaaaaataatcgacaTGGTTTTGCACTACCGCCAGTTAAGGACGTGGGTGATGAATGATGATAGTATTGAAAGAAATATTACAAGGGAAGGATTACCTGCAGACATAAAACACACATGTGATCATTCTAATGCTGAGAATAAACAAAGACGGAGAATATTTTCCCTTGGTTTAGTGATTATAAGAACGCTGTGATGCGTCTAAACTGCTAACTTCGGCAGTTTAGATTCATCGTGGCGTTCATATAATCACCAAACCAAAGGAAAACAGTCTTCGTTTATATTTATTCTCATCATTAAAATGATCACCTGTGTGCTTGACATCTGTACAACCTCCGATGTAGATGCTTTCTTTTATCATCAACCATACCACTAAGCCCTTAATTAAGaaaaggcgcctcagtggcgtggttggtatggtattagcgtcccacctcggtggtcgcgggttcgattcccggccattccattgaggagtgagagaagtgtatttctggtgatagaagttcaactcccgacgtggttcggaagtcacgtaaagccgttgctcccgttgctgaataaccactggttccatgcaacgtaaaagcactatGCAACAACCCAACTTAATTAAGAAGTCTGTTTACCCATCTGAGGTACAAACAAAACTGAATGTTTTCCAATCTTATTATATTCGTAAATTACATAAAACTACTTCCAATAGTATTatgttatttgatattttgtaCTATATAGAAATCTTAGAAGTGGCAAAGATAAACtaacaaatttttctttttaattgcgCTAGACAGAGACAGAAAAATGAACTGATAAAGTAAATCTTAATTAGCATCCAAGAAAATTAAGCCAAatcttgattcatttattttaaaatccCCCTTTTCTTAGGCTGAGGGAAAAACCCTTTGCCTTTGGTCTCTTCGCGCTTagatgtccaacttctttaactttctAACCTAACCGGTTACAACCTATCAGTTTAGAAATGGAACTGAGAGATCTCGTCAGAGTAATTCGTAATGATGTAAAACTGAGACGCGTGACTCCAATTGATGACGTCACTTCCTTGCAGGTGGCGCCGGCACTGGTTCGGCAGGCTTGCTCGGCAGCCACGGGTCGTCCGCCACGGATTACTCCACGGCCAATGGCCTGACCTCCTCCTCTGCCGGGCATCACGCCGACGCCGCCTCTTGGACGCCCGCCCTCCACTCGAAGGGCGCCGATTCCTGGGCTTCCCATCACCACACCCATCATATTCCCTACGACAACTACAGGTAATTTCAGAACAACCAGAGGAGGTTAACATTGCAACATCCTTCAAAATAAGATTCTTTTGGTGTTtagctttatctatttatttattaatacacaTATTATGTgtagtaattattatttataaatgcacatagtatgtatattaatttatttctacattactgtgaaagttatattttttctgatttaattgtatttttatctaATGCATGCGTTTGATATTTACAGAAATTTCTGCTTGACCTCTATTTATTTTGACACTTTTGTGCCATTTCTCTATTCTTGAGTTTCACTGTGATAATTTATACAATCCACATTTTTTAACCATTTATACATTACCTGCAATCCTTTCTATATAAGTGCGGCATTTCTAATCACACCGTGACCTTCCTTCTTGGCCAGCACCGTCATGGGCGGAGGAGAGATGCTGATGAGCGGCCAGCACTTCCCGATGGAGATGAAGAGCGCTGCGGCAGCTGCGGCCTTCCACTACCCGACGCAGTACAGCGCCGCAGCAGCTGCGGCTAATTTCAATCAGCAGCTGAGACACCACAAGGGAGCACCACTCCCGCTTTTCTGAGGCGAACGACATCTCCCGTAGTTtccccttcattcttcttctaGTTCTGTCATGGAGGGAATCCGAGGACTCGTTTTTTTAGGAGACAGACGACGACTTCAGACGCAGGCAGCGCCTCTCCCTCATCTCTGAGGAAAAGAACTTTCTGCCGAGTTTCACATGGACTTTTCTTCTCGTTTTGTCGTAGAGGAAACCCCAGGACACACTTCAGGAGACAGACGACATTTCCAGCTAGCAGCTGGGACATCAAAGGAAAGCACCTCTCGTTTTCAGAGATGCCAGAAGAAAGGATATCAGTAGTTTCCGCCGCAATCTTCTTCTAGTTCTGTCTGAAAGGAAAGCTGGAAAACTTATTTTAGGATGCAGACGACAAAGTTTGAATGGAGCACATGTTTGTGATTGGTTGATTTTTACTTGCTTGTGTTGTGCTTGTGTACTGGAGTGTTTACACTACAGTTACCGTTTGATGGAATCACACGTTTTTGCGCAACTCTAGTATTCACTTTCATATTCCTAAAAGCAGACAGAACGTCACCAGAGCAAAGCATTTTCTGCAGATTCAGTCTCCAAGCATTATGAATGGATATCTTTCatcattcaaaaaatatatattacgaaGAATAAGGTTATAACAATGACCGGAAGCCAGTAATGTGATGAAAGAATAGAAGTGACAGGTTGGTCAAAAGTTTGTCATTCGGAGGactgaggaggaagaaagaaagaaagagaggaagacctagagaATGCCTAGTCATGGTGAGGCATAGATGTTACTAGCAAGGGGCCTTAATATTCAGGTAGTGAGTGACTAAGTGCCTTAACCGGGATGTGCTTCCTCTGCCTTAGCGTCTGAAACCACGTGGTGTTGCGGTAGTCACATGACGTTTGGTGATAAGCACCAGTGATATTGGACACTTGATTTAGATCAGTATTGATGAGAAGAGACTTGATATAACATCAGCCAGGTCCTTATCGCGTGAGCGAAAGATATCGGCGAGAACTATCGCtgtacaataaaagtaaaaagactTATTTCCTTCAAATTATGCCATTTTCTCGTGATCTGAAATTTCTCTATCATTAATTTGTAAGGTTTCGGGAAAGAAACGTCCTTTCAAAATAAGATCTGGTCGCTGTCGTCTTAGTCAAACATGTTTGTTCATCATCTGGAGGTGGTTTACCTTGACAGTGAACACCTTCGCATTCCAAAATCGAAGCTTGAACAGGATGTTTAATTCGTGCTTAGGTAAAAATCAAGTTCATAATATCTTAATAATATCTACAACACAGGTTACATTTTATAATTCCTTACAGTTCAGTACCATGTATATAAACTCTGTAAATTCACCAAGAATTATAATTATACTTCCTTATAGGCCTCTGCCTTAAGTTCTGTAAATCTCTAGGTTGTAAGGAGTTTGCTTTAAAATTTACGCATTACATGTTATTCACTCTGCCGTCTTGAGGAATATGCCAAACTTTTGACGCGTAGCAGAAACTGGAATATTCCGGTATGCTATATCTTGTTTAGATCTGCAGTAGGTCTAATGCCCCACTTCGAATCGATTTAAATCATCTCTGtacatttttatcttaatttttttccacGTTAATCTCCCCGTGTTCCTTTTAGTTAAGATGAGAATCACCTTTTAGAGTGAGCTTTTTAACCAATACATAACTTGCTTAATTATCatgtaaactgaaaaaaaaagttcctccGTAGGTAAGTGAAGTCGCTTTGAACAATTGGTCTGACATGGTAATACTGGTAATACTGTCTGCTCAGGggaattacaattacaaaactATTTGTGGAATGATGGTGACATTTGTGTCTGTTTGAAACATGCCTTATGTTCACTTAAAAGATGTCAAATTTTAGATCTTCCATATTAAACAGTTTCCCCACTGAGCAGTCTCTAGAGGCAGACACTTCTGAGTGAGTGTGTACGCAGCAGACAGTAGTTCATGACTGCACGAATAACTGTAAATGAAATACGTAGTCACCTGCTATACAGTTACAGGGGAAGTATCTTCCTAACtaagatatttgatatataaCGGGCCTCATTCATGTATTCTTACAGATACTGTAGCTAATGAAATTTCTGCAACAAGAGTGCCTTACTGCATGTCCATTTCGGTGCCAGAATTAAGGCACCCCTGTGCCCTttatacagttaaaaaaaaaaaggttgaaaatgtgTTTTGCTGAAGTCTGCTTCATGagtaatatttttaaagaataagGACTCATAACTATAATAGTTTTGAtgtgtttattttaatatattgacATCTTGAGTGCCCTTAAAACTATTTTTGCTACTGAAGAAGTAATTTATCATGACAGTCTAGGTATTTTCGAATCTCTCCTTCTCATCACATATCATTCTTTGCCTTCATTCTTTTGTAAAAAAGATATTTCTCCCTAGTAGTTAAGTTATTTGCTTTTACACGCACAGTAGTTGTATGTTTTAGTGTTGTTAATACATGCAATAAATTTAATCTTATATGGATTCGGTTATTTCCCTTACTTTTGCATCATTGTAACAGGAAATGAACAGGTTTGGTGTCATGACTATGAAGTTTATTTAATAACACACGCGCGCTCAACACTTATGCACCTTCAGACCATTTTTCAGATGCCTTACCAGGTACCTTTTGTCTAGGTAGCCCATTGATATCCAGCACTTGGTTCCATAGagttggcggctctctctttttGAAATTCTCGATGTTGAGCAGGAGGAAAGAAAGCGACTCGAGGGACTTATCAACATCCCATAGAAAGAATGAGAATTTATCCCCCTCAAGGTTAAAATATTTTGGGCTCATGGGCTCTGCCAAAATCCCAGTGAAGTACGCATCTTCCATGACGAAAGGATGAGTTTTGTTAGCGGCCTGGAAGAGTCGTGGTGCAATTCCAGTGCGGATGATGTAGGCCGGACCACGGCAATATGGCGGGTAGAAATCTCTGGCAAAAACTTCCCGAGGAATAACCCATTTGGCAGGACAGTGGGCCGAGAGCTCGTGGCAAACCTTCGGTTTAGGGTGGACGATGCAAACAAAGTCTTCGTCTCTGCTTTCCAGAAAGCGGCTGAGATCAAATGCGTTGACGAAGATATCCACATCGCTCTTAAGAACCCAGCGGGCTGATGGACAGAAGGTCTTGACCCAGTGGAGGAGGGAGAGAGTCTTCAAGGTAAGATGTTCGTAAGTATCCCTGAAATTCATCTGTATGATGTCGTGGAAGATTTCGCTCTCTCTCGTGATGCTGGCCTGGGCTTCGTTCGAGTCAGCGGTGCCCAGGAGAAAAACGGTCTTCATGCCTGTTATGTTGCGATACTTCGGATTCCCCCACAGGTCCCTGCAAGTAATTTTAGAAGAATGAATGACAACTTACTTTTATGTCAATAAACATGCTGTATTCGTTTTATGTCGTGTCCATATTTCTTAAAATTCGATGTGTTTTATCAGTGTTACTAGGAAGACATCAGATAGATCAAGggaaacttgaatcatttacttcACTATTTGATGAGGCTAATAGATTATAAAAACTTCTTTCCAGCTCCTTTACGGTACTTTGATTATCATTGCTATTACGGGTTCGGCATTCCATCGTTTACTCGTTTGAGGGAATGACGCTTTGAATGAGAATGGAAGTCATAGCTATGTATTTTCATCCTAGCTGTACAGTTGACTAAATACCACTTGCATGATTCCCTTCTTGAGTCAACGATACATCATGAGCCTTTTGAGGATTTTTCATCCCTCAGGTCTAAAATACTTTTCAATATATCTGATTATGTAAAATAGATTAGAAGATAGAcagataaacaaattaaattacagTTCGGCAAAGCTCAACTTCCACATTCTTTACAACAAGACCACAACAAGAATTTACAAGAAACAAAAACTCCAACAGTTTCCCATTGTTAGTTAAAGCAAGAATCTTTTCGATAAAGCGTATATTTCACTTGCACaagacagaattagaaagaatatgaatgaaaaggATCTCCGCAGTGTCGTGAAGACCATGAACCTTCATGGTGAATAGATGAAtgggcagtatatatatatatatattgccattaaGCGCTGGTTTCATTGTTTGAGGTAGAGAAACTCTCATCCAAAAGTTCCAGACTTCCAGTGTGGGTCGCTGGTGTAGATACGTGTTCGAAGTGTTGGCGTGTAGACCTCTGGTTTTGCTGGTGAGATTGGTCTTTATATACCgaattttgcttttgtttgcgAGTGGTAGTGTTTCGTATGTACTCGGAAATGTTGATGATGATACTATAGTGATAGAGGGACCCAATTCACGTTCAGTCTTATCCCCTGACACGTCGAAAGAAATGACGACACGGCCACTGACGTTAAGACCAAGTCTGCATAAGTAGTTCAATGCTCATTTGCTTCTTGGACCGTAGATGACCGTAGTGATGACCGAGCTACGCTCCAACAGCGAACTGGAAGGTATGGCTATTTGTGCTTTGCGTCAAATTGAAGAACCGTGCTAAGAATAGAAAGAGATGTTAGACATAAGACTGGTTGCTTAAAAGAAAAGTTAACTCGTGCATCCCTCATAAATGAACTCGGATGTCATCCAAGTGATTGGTATAATTATTTGAGGATGGGCGAGGATAAATTTAGGGAACTGCTGGCATTAATAACACCTTATATCAAGAAATCAGACATTTGTATGAGGCAAACTATATGTGCCGATAGACTGATCGCCACACTATGGTATTTAGCAACGGGGAGATCTTGTCAGAACCTAAAGTTCAGTGTGGCGATATCGCCTCAGAGCCTTGGGAATATCAGTGACAGGTAATAAAGTCGGAGGaaaaaatgacttagaaaaagtcacaattttggctagaaaaagtcacaggaaaaaacacattaatttatggtgactGGTAATAAGGTCACAGGGAAAGATGCACAATACTactttggggtcattatctttatgctATCTACAGTCTTTTGTAAGTTTTACAGTAATactcaacgggcttgtactaaacccGCGTTTGAAAGggtggatacatggatacatacagAGTTAAAATTTACCATTGGAGTTCACTATTtagaaattgtgatttttttcatgTGACATTTTTCCCGCGACTTTATTTTTTCTGCgacatttttacctggattcggaaTATCATCCCGGAAAGGACTTTTGATGTTTAGTTTCTTGGTGACAGGTTCGCATCTGGATATCTAACCCTTAGCTTGTTTATTAAAATATCGTAAGCGATATTTCCCTAGTTTGTCTGAATAACATTTGGATTTCATATTCCATAATCATGTGATTTAATTAAAGCAATCAAGTCAGTCCAAAGCGACTTATCAACTCACACTTCTATGCCAGAAATAAAGAATTCCCAAGTCATGTGTCCCAGACGACACGGAGTATTACCGAAATGATATAGGTCTGCGTCGAAGTGACCTCCATTCATTCACGCACGGATATGCATTTCCCCCTTAATACAACCGTGCCTTACAATGAATGCGTTATTTATAGCTCATTTTAAACAAGTCGCTACGAATGATCTGTGCGACAGCCTGTACAGACTAAAAACAACCACATTCACGCACCGACGTCCAACGCTCCGTCCACTTTTCTGCAAGTCCTCGAGAAAGAGTCTGAGCGTGATTGGGGTCCCATAGAGCTGCTGTCGGACAATGAACAAACTTCAAGTGCCAACATATAGTACCTTGCGCTCCAGTCAGGACGGATGGATTCTACCAACACGAGTGAATTTATAAAGCAAACTGACAAATGCCAATATAATTTGCACAGGATCGAGGATAAGTGAATTCAATCTGCTATTAATTGTATTGCAATTGCCACTTTTAATACTGCAGTCAAGACAAAATGAGTTCAGCTAAGGGTGCAACTGTCAATACACCTGGCTCATCAGTCTAAACAAGCGAGTTCCTCAATACCCCATGAAGCTCAACCTTCTGGAAAAGATTCTATCTTCTCAAGGTAAGGATTGTTTATGGATTTGCTTTTGAAGACATGACTCATGTACCTGtgaatacatatttttctaaatatcaaGATTTACCCGGTTTCCAAAAATTAGATTTCCCGGTAGATCTAGGTAGTAACTCCGcgttgggtatttctttggaaattacagttaaCTATAGTTTTCGGGGTTACtaagaatttaccgttacttttggggggtcgactgtaattaacccccagggcctactaaacacggcgaaatacattgggtGCCCCAGTCCCAAGCGGTTTTTGTATTCGCGGGACCGTTCCTGctgtccgtgcggagttattgcctagaactACCGATTTACCGAATATGGCAGTTTGGTGCAGTTTGTATTGAAGTTTTTTAATACGAATTGGTCAAGGAGTGTATATTTTTAAGTGTGATAAATTGTGTTAGTAGTTTACGTAATGGAAACTCTTCTAGTTAATAGGATCAAAATTTCTCATAtgcacgaataatgcattcgacatTAGATTAGTTCTCTCTGAATATTGGTGCcatttgattcgttgtgaaagggattttccagtttgccgtaatatattttatcacattttacaaggaatttcatatatgcagccagaaacatctttaggagaattttttattactgaacTCTTAACATTAACGTTCCTGAAAACGTTTGTTTGTTGAAAAGCTTTAGAATTCTAGAATTTCTCGAAATCTTTTATCATATGGTGAATTGAGattgttatgcttactaaattcaagtttgtcatcagttaaataaaatatttacccagctcttttccatgctacatccaCAAAagtcttgggtatttaagtttcaaggcaatatcatacaTAGTTTTAAACTCAGCGTCAAGAAATAGCGGCCTACAGACACGcagagcccttaggaacatcccagaaaaaaacaagaGGTTAATTCTATAGGAAAGGGGCGCACCAGTTTCTGTGTTAAACTacttaaaatgctaaaataacACTTTGTCTATGCTTCAGTATCATTAGATAAACGAGGAAAACCCTTACAACCACCAACAATCTTGGGGGTCCACAGGTGGGAACCGGGAGTTTTGTGGGGGAtacaaaaaccattaaaaaaatgatttagCGGTCATTTTTTGCACATTCCTGAATTTAGTTTCGGCGTGGCGAACAGCGCTTCGCGCCGTATCTGCATTTTGAAATATTCTTGGCTATTCCAAAAATTACCCCGTTTGTACGGCGACGTTACGTGTTTTTAAAGCATCACCATAGTCGGGTCAAGGTTGAACTACTCCctaactaaacaaaaacaaaaatcaccaTACGTTATGATACAGCATTCTCATTATAGAAGAGTAAGATGGTAGATtaaatttgacaacgtcttcgaggtttgcgtgagagagagagagagagagagagagagagagagagagagagagagagcaaaac from Macrobrachium nipponense isolate FS-2020 chromosome 43, ASM1510439v2, whole genome shotgun sequence includes the following:
- the LOC135213859 gene encoding beta-1,3-galactosyltransferase 5-like encodes the protein MKTVFLLGTADSNEAQASITRESEIFHDIIQMNFRDTYEHLTLKTLSLLHWVKTFCPSARWVLKSDVDIFVNAFDLSRFLESRDEDFVCIVHPKPKVCHELSAHCPAKWVIPREVFARDFYPPYCRGPAYIIRTGIAPRLFQAANKTHPFVMEDAYFTGILAEPMSPKYFNLEGDKFSFFLWDVDKSLESLSFLLLNIENFKKREPPTLWNQVLDINGLPRQKVPGKASEKWSEGA